The sequence ATTGGTAAATTTCCAGACATACAACCAGTTAGCCCAAGTTTATACGGTAATAGATAGCTCATGGCTAAGAAACAAACGGGTTGAAGTGTACACCAAGTTTCTGTAAACGAAGACAAAGGTAATAATGATCCCAATTCAGCATATCATGAGATAGATCATTCGTATGAACATTTTAATACATGTATAACTGCTACATATCTATCAAAGTTAAAGGAACAACAATAAATCACTATGAGAAACAAACGCTCGACGCATTACAGAAAACTACCTTGTTGTTCCAAGAAACAAACGGGTTGAAGTGTACACCAACTCCAATTTGATCTGCAACTTTAGAAATTTAAAAATAAACCAACTAaacaatatatataataagtatacagaTGTATTCATTTAAAATCTTaaaatttgcttgaaattcaagagaccaatcagagcgcgacaatcacatgtggtaAACGCGGGTTCACATGTGATTGACTcctctttttttatgtttttttttttttttttaattttgttttttaaatttagcctgatttagagtttatggtttagggtttcgggtttagtaaacccaaaaccctaaactttaaaccgttcgtgttaaaagctTAATCTAAAcactaaatttaaaccctaaaccctaatttttaaacctttTTCTAACAAcagattaaaattaaaaaaaaaaattaaaaaaagaaataaataaataaaaggagtCAATCACATGTGAACCTCCCGCGTTTACCACATGTGATTGATGCGCTCTGATTGGTCTTTTGGATTTCAAGTAAATTTAaggattcaaataaatatttcacaATAAGTATATTCTAAAATTCAAAGTGGGTAACATGAAAAAAACAACAGTTTTGCTCTACCAGATGCCATCTATGAGGCATAGTGATCCCGTATCATTTTTAGATTCTTGAccgaactaaaaaaaaaaaaaactaataataataacatgacaaGACCATTCGTTGGGTGATCCCTTGCTCTCACGTTCGAGTGTTTGGTCGTCGTTTAGGCATTAGATAATGGACTTTATGTGATAAACTCAATTTAAGTTGGCAAAATGAGTAGTAACATACGTCGGAATGCCAATCTTGAGGAATTATACACCAAGAAAATAATATTCAATCGATGAGTATATCAGATAAATCAACATAATCAATGAGAACAAAGCAAACATAACTTTTGTAACAGATGGAACGGTAACCTTGTCAGTATTATTAGATAATGACTTTAACCATATACATAGCAAAAGTCTACTGGAGGTAGAATATTCATCAAACTCCCAAGACTAGTCCGAGTTCCCATAGCTGCTTACAGTTATAAAGTAAAGTTAACAAGTTAAACGAACTCATTTTCTTCATTGAGTAAATTGACCCGAATGAAAAAACAACTAAATTCTAGAACACAACTATAATCATTAAAATGATGATCTGATAGTAGTATGAATACGATTATCAAATGTGGGTGTTTCCTATTACCCAATGTTTCTGGTCAATGATCTTATGTGCTAAGTAGATATAAGAGAAAGTTTgcagaggcatttcatcaaacacttgggGAGCAATACCGATATATTGTTGAATTTCCTCCCATCGCAGCAGCTAAGCATTAACACGTTCTAAAACTTCCTCCCAAGATGTAGTATAAAGATGTGGATCGGAGATTGGATGATGTTGAGCCTAATCGATCATAGTAGTCCGAGTAAAGTGTTTTACAATAACCATCTTGACCCCATTATGAAATAAAAGTATAAATGTATTAAAAAATTATATTTGCACATCCCTTTATCAGGCTTTTTTAAAATCGAACTCCttagtttagttttattttgaAATGAATTAAACAAGTATTCGGGTCGGCCCGCTTCGCTGGACTCAAAATCgctagccaaaaaaaaaaaaaaaaaaaaaacaagtattCGGGTCGGCCCGCTTCGCTGGACTCAAAATCGCtagcctaaaaaaaaaaaaaaaaaaaaaaaaaacacccccTGGATTCGAACATGGGGTGAATACTTATATAAGGAGATAGCCAACCACTAAGCCAAGACCACCTCTTGTAATAATGAGGAAGCAAAATGTACTTATTCATTAAAAATCGCTGTGAAGAAAAGCCAAAATAGGCTCTATTGAATATATATGTAAAGATGGAGGGTTGTAGTTGAAGAAAGCGCATTTAAGTTTCAAATGAATAGTTCCttttttttgggtgtattttccaaatgaatatatgtatattttcttaaaATCTTTACTAATTGCTTTCATCTATGAAATTTCTATCAAACAAGTTAATGGATTTGAATTTTTCCAAATTTATAAAAAATCAAAACATCCTCAAAAGTTTATAAAAACTCAAAACATCCTCAAATATTTACGTTTTTTCAATTCGCGAATATGAAAACTTCAACTAAAAACGCGAGATTGAAAATGAAAACAAAAATGAGAAACGTAAAATTtttgtataactttttagttattttataaaatgaaattcaaTTTTATTCCATGTCAATAAATTACACATTTTTTTTCACATTTCATGGAACTTATTAATTCTAATTCATTCGGATTTCAATTCCTTTAACACATTCATAAAAAGGCAGTCGAACGGTTGTTCTTCGGGATGAGGATGAAGTGCTTGCTTGAGACGAAAATGGGCCATGTTTTTTTAAAGGTCTTGTAAAACGAGGTTTATTGATCACATTAATTGATCGGGGACGGGTCAACAAATGTGTTATCTTATTGGTTTGACAACCGCTCATGTAAGAAAGTTCTTCGTGATCAAATTGGGTGTAAAGGGTCGTGAAGGTCTATTTCTTGGTTCGATTTATGAGTTAGTTAATTTTGTTTAAGGTTTAGCACCATGTACCATTATTGTTTAGGTTTTGTTTAAGCGGTATCTTAGATTCTATTTAGTTTAGCGTTTATGTGTTGCAAACGCTCTTTGGTGTATTAGTTTTGCCCCTTTTTGTGTTGGTGGTTTGGTTTTTTGTTGTCTTGGCACGGTTGTAGATAACGTTTTAGGGTTCGTTTTCTAGTTTCGAGTCTCGTCAACATTTTGGTTGTATTATTGTTCGGCCTTTCATCTTTTGATGAATCTACCTTTGTTATGTAGTATTCGTTATTTTCGCCAAAAGATGTATAAACGAGCTAAAAGTTACGATAATTTAAACAATAATTTCGTCCTCAAATATGCAGAAAAAGTACAAAGTTAATATAATTTATATGATAATCATTCCGAATGAAAATTCTAAATgatgtaaaattaatgtattgacatATCAAATGATTAAATAAAACAATATAATTGTATAATAACTGTTGTATATATGTTAAGGAGGGTATCTAAAAAAAAGTTGAAGGTGTTTAATAGTTAAGAGATAATTTCAGTTCTGAATGATTTAGTACAAAAATTTATTTCATTCACCATTTTTGTTATTATTTAGAGGTTAACAAAAGCGTTAAATGTTGAACGATTTATCATTTAACCATGAATCATTTCATTAAGAGATAATCAAACATAACCTTAATTTAATTTAGTAACTAAAATATGGACTTTGAGGTGGCCATCGCTTGTTGCACCGGAGATGGTAGTGATGCGATGGAAGTGTGGGTGAAAATGGCGTGAAAGATCTAGAAAAATGAAGGACCAAGAGGGTTAACCATCACCAACAAATATCTAAGGTGcaaaaagactaaaatacccttcAGTAATAAAATAATTGAGTGAACAGTAGAAACTAGAAACATAGTTGCaattgatataattataattataatataattattaaatataataagtaAACACTCACAACACACACTTACTAGGTAAATATTAAACTCTAAAAGCATGAATTTTTTTTAATGGAGATTTTTTTGGCattagtagatcatttatttcaacgaccatcatcatttgcacgtatcacacacgttcgggtggaaacccgaacccgatcgacggtatccggggacacatccattcgggcagtgttcctgggtagaggtccgtgaacgaatccggtaaaacctccctatagggtcaatatataccaccattattggtgttcaattgttttaaagaaaatcatgtcatctctaAGGATTGAACACATGACATCTCCCTATCCCATaacacaaagtacatggggagaaCCGTTAGACTATGCCCGCAAGTTGTCTAAAAGCATGAATTAATACAAAGAATATAAAAGCATGAATTAatacaaaaaatataaatatataatacaaaaaCATGCAGCAAAACACACTATTACAACCCTTTATGAAAGTGCTTATTGGTTGgtttacatacatacacacacttgTACCAGAAAGTAAACACGCTAAACTTTTATATCAAGTTTACTTATTTAACACAACATAACATAACACAAAGATTCGTAAATCGTGTAACTAGCTCATGGATAGAATAGAACTAGTAGACCGGAAGATCATGGTCTTTAGGATCTAATATCGGTGATAAAACCCAATCACCATCATCATTAAGCACCATTCCTTTATTCTTTTCAGCCCACCAAATAGCTGGTATTTTGTACTCTTCTTTCAAAAAATCAGTTGACAAATTAACCCACCCTAAACTTCTCTCGCATATACCCCAATCAAACTCACCATCCTTCCCATTCCAACCACTCAAAGTATGCAACATACCTTGCAAATTATGATACACATATTTTCGAACGTCGACTTTCAAGTAAGGCGATTTATCGCTATCGATCCATAACTCGACACCAACATCAACAAACTCAAGTAATTCACTTGGTAGGATATTCCATTTTTTTTCATTAAACCATTCTACTATTTTACTTGGCCAAAATGGGACAATGTCACCCTCATTCTTAACCCTTAATATCTTAAGGTTAGGTAGTTTCTCAATTTCATCTTTGAATGATTGATTTCCGATTTGTGGACTAGCAAGAATGAAAGCCGATACGTTTATATCAGGTGTCACAACGTTTCTGGCAATGTCAAAAGCCGATAAAGCTGCTAAACATGCACCAAGACTGTGCCCTATGCATGTTATGCTTACTTTTTCGTCTTTGTACTTTAAGAGTAATTCTTTGATTTTTTGGGTGAGTTGTGTTCGGGCACTTGATTTGAGGAATTCGGAGTTTGGGTCCTTTGTGTTGTACATTGTAAGCCATCCTTCCATGACTTGTGGTGTATCAGTAGTCCCTGCATCCAATCAAAGTATTAATTAGAGCTCAATTTATCTCATTATATTCAACAATATAAATCACAACACGAAGTACACCATATCAAATTCTACTTTATATAATTCAAAATGACTCGAAACGTTATTTACAATGATgttgaatgaaaaaaaaaaaaattatcgaacCATTCAACGTTGAAATACTCTTTTAACCATATAGTTTTACTTCTTTTTCAATTCAATTATTCGTTATCTTCTGttcatttaatatgttaatataaatataataattttacatCTTTTGGAGGGTTCATTCTAATTATCATATCaatcatattatattattattgttaaaaataaagataattaaaACTTTTAAATCATTTAGATTTTGAACTTTTAATCATTGTATTACATCATATAAaattcaaaaccctaaaccctaaactctaaaccgttcgtgttaaaatattcaatctaaaccctaatttctaaacccaaaaccctaatagctaaaccctaatttataaccccctaatttctaaaccctaatttctaaccccttaaaaaaaactcaacagcaaaacattcaatgcattgaatgtttttatatatatatatatatatatatatatatatatatatatatatatatatatatatatatatatatatatagtggtaggatcaagagggaagtaaccattcggggggaaagaaaaaactttttttttttcgttttttgaaaaaactttgttcacgaacattatagatgagatgaaaatatgaacatttagtagagacactttgtgataaatgtttttattttggcggaaaaacgctcgaagaagtaatatacaacaattatcgtgtttttcgaacgtattttgaggttttagctattggggtttagatattagggtttagatattagggtttatagggtttagacatTAGGgtctagaaatttagggtttagggtttagatttagggtttaaatttaggatttagattgagtttttaacacgaacggtttagagtttagggtttagggttttgggtttggtgttttgggtttatggaataaactcaaaacaccaaaccctaaaccctaaaccctagatcgcgctaaattttacttcacaaaatatgaagaaaaaaaacattcatattcttcacgaacaatattatcttgaatgttatttttgtcgatcgtttttccgcctaaataataacattcatcacgaagtgtctcttctaaatgttcatattttcgtgtgatcttgatgccggaaaaaaaaattcaaaaaaaacgaaaaaaaaaaaatttttgcttccccccgcttccccccgattggttacttccccattgatcctgcccctatatatatatatatatatatatatatatatatatatatatatatatatatatatatatatatatatagtctttgAACATTGACCTTGAACGATTGATGATACGCACGCAAGATGCATGCAGCTAGCTAGTCGCATACATCATGACCAAAAAAT comes from Rutidosis leptorrhynchoides isolate AG116_Rl617_1_P2 chromosome 4, CSIRO_AGI_Rlap_v1, whole genome shotgun sequence and encodes:
- the LOC139845442 gene encoding phospholipase A1-IIdelta-like yields the protein MGSKSYDELHGSNNWDGLLDPLDLDLRTLILGYGDLASAAERLFNYDAGSKYNGYSYHGKTAFFKGVMLPWAESKYQVTYFIYATSRAKDGLNFVFPGREGGELETNWMGYIAVSNDEYSKSIGRREICMVWRGTSRPYEWIDDILEPTPVSAKPLLPGADLTGTTDTPQVMEGWLTMYNTKDPNSEFLKSSARTQLTQKIKELLLKYKDEKVSITCIGHSLGACLAALSAFDIARNVVTPDINVSAFILASPQIGNQSFKDEIEKLPNLKILRVKNEGDIVPFWPSKIVEWFNEKKWNILPSELLEFVDVGVELWIDSDKSPYLKVDVRKYVYHNLQGMLHTLSGWNGKDGEFDWGICERSLGWVNLSTDFLKEEYKIPAIWWAEKNKGMVLNDDGDWVLSPILDPKDHDLPVY